The genomic region TCTGTAACAACTGCGATCGGAACTATAGCGATCGAAACACTCGACTAGGAATCGATTATAAAATATCTCTTATTTTTTTTCTTCTGCAAGGACAAGTATCTGATGATAGATATATGAAGATGCAATCGAAATAGCAAATTTTTCCGCCATACAAATCATATAATTCAATTAACCATCTATGCGTTTTCAATTAGGACGAACGATTTTTAAAATCATTGTTTTGTCATGTTTAGCATCCGTAACTACCCAATGCGCAGATCGAGCAACATCGGTACAGAAGCAATTTCCTGGCGTGTGTGCAAAAGATCTTGGAGTTGGCAACAATACTTCTGTTTGGATGGTAGGCTGCGGTAAAGCGAATGACTCTGGGGATTTTTACTTATTTACCTGGAACGGTTCTAAGTGGGATATGATGCCAGGTTTTGGTAGCGACATAGCAGTCGAACCAAATGGTACTCCTTGGATAACCAACTCAGGCGGACAAATCTACAAAGGCAACGGTAACAATGGATGGGAACAAGTTGCAGGTTGTGCGAGAGATATTGCAGTAGGAAATGACTCTGTTTGGGTATTAGGTTGCAAGCAATCTGGAGCTAAGGATTTTGAAATTCTCTCATGGCAAGGTTCCCAATGGAATCGAGTTGAAGGCGCTGCTGCACGCATAGCAGTCGAACCGAATGGTACTCCTTGGATTGTCAATTCCAGCGGACAGATTTACAAACGCAGTGGCAATAGTTGGCAACAAGTTTCCGGTTGCGCGAAGGATATCGGAGTAGGAGAAAATGGCTCTGTTTGGATACTTGGCTGCAAGCCAGTTGGCGCTGGTGGTTTTGAAATACTTTCGCGCCAAGGCTCTAAGTGGACGACACTCCCTGGTGCTGCTACTGGCATAGCAGTCGAACCGAATGGTACTCCTTGGGTAATCAGCATTGAGGGAAAAGTTTTCCGTTTGTAATCTCTCAGTCTCTACCCGTACTTGTATTTGCACCATCTGGTTAAAACAATCAAAAATTTATCCAGCCCTCAAGTATTCCGTGAATACGATGGCACTAACTTAAGCCATTTCAATACAACATAGATGGACTCCGAGCTATGGCTTCACGGGCGATCGCATGAATAAGTTTAGAATTTTATTGTTTGCCACTGGTATTCTTATCAGCTTCAGTATATCTGCCTCGGAGCGCTCTGATAATCCTCATGGATATTTACTCAGTAGTTCGCCACTTGATGCTGCGAATGTTGCTCGTCAGTATTTCGTCGCCTCAACAGGCTCAGACAATAATCCTGGTACGTTGGAGCGCCCATTTCAAACAGTGCAAAAGTGTGCTAGTGTCGCTCAGCCTGGTGATTCCTGCTTGTTGAGAGCTGGAATTTATCGCGAAACAGTTCGCCCCGCAGTTTCAGGTACATCATCGACTACACCGATAACATTTGCAGCGTACAACAAAGAGGACGTAACGATCTCCGGTACAAATCCGGTTGAAGGATGGCAGGTGTTTCGCGGTTCTATTTTCCGTGCGAATGCATCTTTACCTACAAGTAAATATAACGATACGGGCTTTTTTGCCAATCAAGTATTTGTCAATGGCGAGATGATGCCAGAAGCGCGGTGGCCCAACACGGGAAGAGATCCGTTGCGTCCGAAACTAGCGGGTGGTGGTGTTAGAAGCCAGGGTGGTAATGCTGCTATGGTAGAAAACGCTGAAATTCCCAATTTAGCAGAGGGTTGGGCTGGTGCTACGGTATGGACTAACGATTGGTATGTCACCCGGACGGGGACGATAACGGGTGGTACGGCAGGAAAGCTGACGGCACAAATGACTGCCCCTTGGGATCGAGGTGGGTATTGGTTCTATCTGGTAGGGAAGTTGGGGCTGCTCGATAGCGAAGGCGAA from Chroococcidiopsis sp. SAG 2025 harbors:
- a CDS encoding tectonin domain-containing protein yields the protein MRFQLGRTIFKIIVLSCLASVTTQCADRATSVQKQFPGVCAKDLGVGNNTSVWMVGCGKANDSGDFYLFTWNGSKWDMMPGFGSDIAVEPNGTPWITNSGGQIYKGNGNNGWEQVAGCARDIAVGNDSVWVLGCKQSGAKDFEILSWQGSQWNRVEGAAARIAVEPNGTPWIVNSSGQIYKRSGNSWQQVSGCAKDIGVGENGSVWILGCKPVGAGGFEILSRQGSKWTTLPGAATGIAVEPNGTPWVISIEGKVFRL